In Pochonia chlamydosporia 170 chromosome 3, whole genome shotgun sequence, the following are encoded in one genomic region:
- a CDS encoding Chromatin SPT2 (similar to Metarhizium robertsii ARSEF 23 XP_007819575.1), which yields MPIGDLLAQISGGDKSAAAAAAVLKRTNSIPSKRKPDDDLRGDALKTPRRTTPPGVTGQAPRPGTNKSTPLQRPYTGSSRPGNTPASNVSSTPKTSKPGLASRPAPAPAPAPPKAPPKKGSFAEILARGQRAQAAMGQVGKIQHKKVEKGTIKKTRDEPPAVAPSKSRNPVAYTGTSKPGQRNGINGHRPPMKNSKDPRGGAGARPPAGRGKVAASTAAAAEEEAAKKIKKAAQATTGYTGTARPKPGNPVRKDAPRGGALLNAPRHSTSKNSRYEDDYDEELDDFIEYDDEEDEGGRGPRYDYDSEGSSDMEAGLDELDQEERRAEFIGRREDQEEERIEKSLKAAKEDRKRKAFEALRARRR from the exons ATGCCG ATTGGAGATTTGTTAGCCCAAATCAGCGGCGGCGACAAGTCAGCCGCTGCGGCAGCCGCAGTACTCAAAAGGACAAACTCGATTCCAAGTAAACGCAAACCTGACGACGATCTACGCGGCGATGCCTTGAAAACCCCTCGTCGAACGACACCACCTGGGGTGACTGGGCAAGCACCACGGCCAGGTACCAATAAGTCAACTCCTCTTCAGCGACCATATACCGGCAGCTCCCGACCTGGCAACACACCTGCCAGCAATGTGAGTTCCACACCGAAAACATCGAAACCAGGACTCGCAAGTCGACCTGCTCCGGCGCCTGCCCCTGCACCACCAAAagcgccgccaaagaagggATCATTTGCCGAGATTTTGGCTCGTGGACAAAGGGCCCAAGCCGCGATGGGCCAAGTCGGCAAAATCCAACACAAGAAGGTCGAGAAAGGCACTATAAAGAAGACCCGAGACGAACCACCAGCTGTAGCGCCGTCGAAATCACGAAATCCAGTCGCATACACGGGAACATCAAAACCTGGCCAGCGGAACGGCATAAACGGACACAGGCCGCCAATGAAGAACTCGAAAGATCCCCGTGGAGGTGCTGGTGCCCGACCACCCGCAGGTCGTGGCAAAGTAGCCGCTTCcacggcagcagcagcagaggaagaggcagccaagaagattAAAAAGGCAGCACAAGCCACGACAGGTTACACAGGAACGGCGAGACCGAAGCCAGGAAACCCAGTCCGGAAGGACGCACCTCGCGGTGGAGCGTTGCTCAACGCCCCTCGGCACAGCACATCCAAGAACTCCCGCTACGAGGACGATTACGACGAAGAGCTGGACGATTTCATCGAGtatgacgacgaggaagacgaaggcgGTCGCGGTCCCCGGTACGACTACGATTCAGAAGGATCTTCGGACATGGAAGCCGGACTGGATGAACTTGATCAAGAAGAGCGCCGGGCTGAGTTTATTGGCCGCAGGGAAGATCAAGAGGAAGAACGCATAGAGAAGAGTCTCAAGGCCGCCAAGGAAGATCGCAAGCGCAAGGCGTTCGAAGCGTTACGCGCAAGGAGACGTTAG
- a CDS encoding 60s acidic ribosomal protein domain-containing protein, with translation MKHLAAYLLLGLAGNNSPSAKDIKNVLSAVGIEADDDRLKALLSELEGKDVSELIAAGSEKLASVPSGGAGGAAAAGGAAAAGGAAADAPAEEKEEEKEESDEDMGFGLFD, from the exons ATGAAGCACCTCGCAGCTtacctcctcctcggcctcgcCGGCAACAACTCCCCTTCCGCCAAGGACATCAAGAACGTCCTCTCTGCCGTTGGTATTGAGGCCGATGATGACCGCTTGAAGGCTCTCCTCTCCGAGCTTGAGGGCAAGGACGTCTCCGAG CTCATTGCTGCCGGTTCCGAGAAGCTCGCTTCCGTTCCCTctggcggtgctggcggtgccgccgctgctggtggcgctgctgccgccggtGGTGCTGCCGCTGATGCTCCCgctgaggagaaggaggaggagaaggaggagtCTGATGAGGACATGGGTTTCGGTCTCTTCGACTAA